In Erigeron canadensis isolate Cc75 chromosome 8, C_canadensis_v1, whole genome shotgun sequence, the DNA window accaacattatgttgacgtATTTTATGTGTGTATTTTTAGGTAATTGAGCTCTATGAAGTATTTGCTAGTTGCATGTTTTGGAAGTTACAAATTTGCATTAAGAAGAATTAATATGGAGAGTTCTCAACATTATATTTTGTTGATGctatcatatttaaaattctCCTCGGATATTATGTAAACTTCATACaatgatatttatattaatgatattttcAAAACATCTCATTTAAAGGTCGTTTACTTGCAAATTGTGTTATGATCCTGGTTAATCATACCCTGCGATTTTGGGGGTGTGACAGTAACTTTTCCAACTCAAATCCAAAGTTTATAACACAACATTTCTGATTTCAAATAGATTCGAAACACATTAGTAAACATAGCAAAAGTGTTCGTTTGATCAAACGTTCATTCTACAACCACACAAGTCGTTTACCCAAGTTGTCAAATAACCAAAATACCATTTGACATCTATTTTCATTTGACCATAAAACTCAAGACTCATAGTTTTGATAGTTAACAAGAACAATGTTGCTAATGACCAAAATACATGTACCAAAAGCCAAGAGTTCAAAGGGTCACTACGAGTTCTATCTTCAATACCATTCTTCCGCAAATGCCGAAAATACCTTCAAGATCACTAACCTAGTCAATCACTTGTTCTCACTTCCGGGACCTAATAAAAGGCaaacaactaaaagaataagCTTACGCTTAGTGAGtacgtttatatataaatatacacatattGTAACAATACATAAGGATAGAGTATAGAACCCATATTACCACATAATCATCTTGTCCATAAACACCTTCATATCAATACACAATAAGTGAAACCATGTAATCAATCCACCAAATAAAACATACtaaccaaaaatcaaatcacATTGTCATATCCTATATGGTCTTGTATCAACACATATAATACACCCATCACCATACCTTGAAACTCTACACAATTATGCCAACTATatatgttagaaatataatttctagtagttgatttgtatgtttataatgttttgtacttatttgtatttctcataagtatggaaggggactagtgtaaattgtataggaagtatataaagccccctccatagctttgaATTGTAACTTTGATCACATTCCATGCTATCCAATCTTTCCACACTCTTACTTTTCTCTCTCGgcacatacacacactaacacacacacaacctccattaacacacactaaaacacatagtaaagctcaattacatacattacatttggtatcagagaaaaattAGTCAATCTGAACGATCCAGAATCGAAATATAAGCTGAATTTTGGTGTTTTTGAGCTGTTCATAAACTTACTGTTTTGCCGAGATTACTGTTTGATTAATTTCAGCAAAATTAGTGTGTTTTTCTTCCAAGTTTGTTCACCGATCATCTAGGATTTTGATTAGCATCATTTCTGTATCaaaattagagtttaattcaATCAGAAAGTAAGATTTGATGTAAGCTCGGCAAAAGCATAGATCGCTGGGTTTGAATTCTGGTTGATTTTagagtttaatttgtttaaggatttgttcgCACTTAGATTCTGAacattttggtacaaatttggaGTTTTAATTCCCAGTattaaagaagaaaatgaagatttaCAGTTAGTTCAACATTTGAAGGGTTGCTAGACGAAGAAGACGACTGAAATTcgactattttgtcgttttGTGAAATCCGGTGTTTGCAGAGGTTATTGATCTTGATTTGTTCTCTTTGCAGAGCTTCTTGCTCGgcaaatttaaacataaaacaaagaGTGGAAATATTGCTTTATTTGCAGAGTTATTAACTCGACAAATAATTGACATTATACCTCTTGGATTTCTTGGTTAAGTGTTGAAAGAAATTGTTCAGTTTGCAGAGATATTATCTCGGCAAACAAGTGAAGTTGAGAAATTTGGTTAAGTGTTGGTGATCTGTTAGTAATTGTACTAGTTGCCGAAGTATAACCTCGGTACTTAGTTAAAGTTGACCTTGATCAAAACACTTTGTTTATATACCGAGATATTTGCTCGGCATCCGTTACAATTCTACTTTTGTCAAAGACATCTTCTTCTAGTTGCCGAAGTATAAACTCGGCATTCTTAAGAAATCCAGTTTagaaaacttaaacttttttgttttgttctcAAATCTTTTAGTATGGCTGCAAGAGAGGCTTTGGCTCTTGGTTCAGATGGAAGACCTCCAGTATTGTTTAGAGGATCTTATcctctatggaagaaaagatttctgAATTAGATTGATCGCCAAAAGAATGCCAAGAAAATCAAATGTCTGGAATTCCCAAGAACCCTGTGAACAATGAACCACTTTCAGAAGAAAGCTGGAATACTGAGAAAAAAAATCGTGTTGAAGCTGATCAAATGTCTATTGCTCTATCAAGCACTCCCAGATGATATATTTTGCAATGTGTCTCATATGAGACTggaaaggagatttgggatgaggttgagaaacaaatggaaggttctgatgtttcTAACACTATAAGGTTGTCAACTATTCTGAATATGTATGAAACCTTCAAACAGCAAAAAGGAGAACCTCTCAATGATGTCTatatcagattttgcaatatcatcaatgaactgaggaaaaatgatgtaaaaaggACAAACATGGAGCTGaatatcaagttcatcaataaTCTCGAAAAAGAGTGGCAAGTGTATGGAACTCAACTGAACCAACAAGCAGACTTTGGAAACTTGACAATTCATAGTTTGTTTGAGAAACTCACATTAAAACAATTATCAAGTTCTAAAGACACAAAAGATGAAAGAGGAAGTTGTTCATTCTGATCCTCTGGCTCTTGTTACTGAGAAGAAGTCTTCTAGAGGTTCAAGAAAAAGTAGAATTAAACTTGAAACTGATTCGGAGGTGAGTGATGTAAGTGATCCAGAACTAGATGAAAAGGATCTTGAGATGTATAAAGAGTTGGCTTACCTCACCAAagctttcaagaagaaaaaagaaacctATCAACAATCAGCTTCGGTCTTCCTCAGTTTCATCATATGCCAAGCATTCAAGTGCTCCTAAATTTGAGACTTTCAAGGAACCAGTTGGAGAAAAGAAGTTTGACAGTGAGAAAAGGTTTGAGAGGAAAGTCTTGGAGAAAAAGAATGGAGAAAGAAAATGCTATAATTGTGGAATTCTTGGTCATATTGCCACAAAGTGTACCAAACCCAAAAAGAAGAATTCAGAGTTATAAACTCATGTTGGCAAAGCAAGAGGAGAATGGAATTGCCCTTttggctgaagatgacaagtggcttcaTCTCACTGATGATGAGACTGATGAATTGGCAGCgaatgtgtgcttcatgacaAAGATCAAGAAGTCAAGGGAGCTAAATGATGAAGCTGCAGATTCtactgaagaagatgatgaggtAATCACAATTCCTAAAAAACTATTAGGTTTTTATATCGATAAAAGTGAAGCAGCTATTCTAgaagggaaaaagaaaaacaaagagatttcaaaaataaccaatgatttgaaagaaaaagaccaaaTTTTGCTCAATTTTCAAGATAAGTTTGatcttcttcaaaaagaatttgacaatttgaaatCTGAAAAAGCTGCAGTCACTTTTACTCCAAATTCAAAGCTTCATCTTGAGAAGCAAGAATTTGAAACCAAAGTTCTTGAATTAACCAAGCTCATGACACAATTGGTAGTTGAAAAGACCAATGAGATGCTCCGGGCAAATGCTTTGGCAGAAGACATAGAGTCATTAAATATCAAACTGAATGAATCTACCCCTGAGTTGAAAGAATTGGAAGATCAAATTTCTAACCTAAAATATGATTTGTTGTATAAAAGATTCTCTTTACCAACAACTTGAAAAGACAAATGAAGAACTCAAAACTAAAATCcatttttatcaagaaaagttgtacaagataaatcgaacttatcaacaaatctatttgaataggccgagaaattcaaaaactcaattcaACTCCGGGTTAGGGTATGTTAATCCAGAACATTTGCTCAGAGCACAAGAAGAGGTTCCTTCATTGTATAAGGAATCTCATATGAAAAGTGGGATGACCGACCAATTTGTGAGACCAAGTCATGGTGATATTGAGAAAGATGATTTTCAAAAGAAGGTGCAAATGTTTacttcaattatgaattaattgatgagtcatttgattttttaactcgCCTGGTGTGTCAAAATAATAAGAATATTCATGAGGTGGAGGTTcctgaaatacttgagtgtttTAAGGAAAAACCTTTAGATGATTCAACTTCATTTCCAAAACCTGAAATTGTCCGACCTTATATACcacaaagtgttttggaaaaagaaattgatgatttgaagaaatctcttgatgaaaaacatgCACTCATAGAAAATCTGAAGACTCAAAATCACTGTGACAGCAAAAGAAACCCATCAAAGACAAATACTTCAATCTGTGATCAACCAGGATATTCTGTTTGTGATATCATGAATGAACCTGAGTAAAACAATTCtgaaaacatgaaaacttcaaatcaGTCTACTTGTTCTATCAGTGAAATTTTGAATGCATCTGTTCAAACTGATCTTGAAGTTGTAAATGTTTCTGTTCAAACTGACGGTGCTCAAAATGAATGTGATGCTGTTTCTATTGATCCAAATGATATTTATATTGATACATCAATTCCTATGTTTTCTGAGGACACACAAACTTATTTGAATGAATTTAATGATGtatcaaaaagtttgaaaaagaaaaggatcaAAGAATTAAAGtgtgtaagtcccaactatgaatagatgagtgctgaagacacctctatgtcaatggtgagtgtactttgcaacactttcacttaatctggatgtgaccagtttagagtgaacagtgtaccaggttaactggagatatacttattaaggtgacaagtcaaataagtaaatacaatgcaacaaAGTAAGGTACAAGTAAGTAGATTGATGAGAAGgctgtagtgagtgtatggaggttagggatgaagataagagagaatatttagagTTAAGGATGTATGGGATTAATGGAAAAacttgtaattaattaatggaatttcagtcaattgagctcagttTTTCACTGGATTAAATCATTTAGTCgactgagttcttgacttgaaaaagaaaaagataagaatgagaccaatGATAAGAGGATATTATCTTAAGATGGAACAAacgttcaaagatgctccaaaatgtttatactcatgaattgagggggagcatgatcatttcataagagatttatccaaatttcattcaaatatttattctccaaagtgttcaagttaaatgtaacaaagatcaaagctacgaaaagttgaaaattgattggaagattcaagaccaagaagtaaagcatcaaaagagtcttcatcaacagatttcattcaagatcttcaagttgttcattaacacttgttcaagaattTTCCTATGcgtacatcaagggggagagtacaagttgtTAGTCCCAAGTATTACTAattgggtgctgaagacacctctatgtcaatggtgagtgtactttgcaacacaatcacttaatctggatgtgaccagtttagagtgattgtgcaccaggtaatctggaggtttacttattaagatgacaatgtaaataagtaaatacaatgcaatagatataaGTGACAAGTATCTATAttgatgagacaatatgtatttttcaagtgtattttatttattgattgttaaataaaatacaaggttgttgtggaaccaagataatacaaagatgtaaatatcctaacaacctatgaaatacaattgatctatacttggaaattctcttaacaatcgaaacacttaaagttgtgaaatgttcctttttgcgattgagagaatattgcacaagttcatcAACAATATTGCAGAAAGTaagtgtttgcaaagttgttgaaatacttgggcaaggacctctatttatagtcgaaggttgagcattgggatctcaacttcgatgtacaaatatggttgacagcacataaaaatattagtaaataattctttttttCGGTAAAGGGCGTCACCCCTggttagatttatatatattcagaaGCATTACAAATCATGCGCATTGACAGAGTATTAATACGGAAGTTCAAACATGTGAAAACACAACCTAGCTCCAAGCAACGACAAACCATCGCTGAAGCACCCAACTAGTTACAAAAACTAGAAACAAATATACAAGAGACACCACACAAAAAACATTAAGTAGCGACCACCAAGCTTGGCAGATTCCATGTCTCCCGCATTTTACCAACTCGAGAATTCTGTTTGAACTTTAAAGTAATCAACTTTAGTCGAACAGTTCCAAGGATAACTTCCATCAATTGTTGAGGCGATCTCTTACTCTTTTTCATGAATAGTCTTGAGTTACGCTCTTGCCAAATATAGTAAGACGTAGAAGCCAAAACTAATTTCTTCACAAAATTCTCAGCCGATTTCTTTATAGCTGTGGGAATAATGCTTGCAACAATATCATTCCAATCCACCCAAGGAACATGGATTGTTGCTCTTGCACAAACACCGATCCAGACCTGCATAGAATAGGTAGATTGAAAGAAAAGATGGTCATGAGAATCAGCCTGTAATTCACATAGCGTGCACACCAGAGGGGCAGCCAAGCCATTCGGAACATCCCATAGTCGAAGAAGATCttgtgtttttagttttttcttcATGACTAGCCATAGATGAAACGCATGTTTCGGAATACATTGAGGATACCAAACGACATGAAACCAGTCTACTTCCACAATCCTAGGACGAATATCATTCCAAACCGTCTCCACTGAAAAAACTTGTAAAGTACCATCGCTTCCTTTCCAATATAGTGCATCTGGTATAACATTAGATAAGCTAGGAGGATTTAGATTTTGGAATCTGTCTTTCCAAGCTTGAGGCCAATTCCAATCATTTCCAGTAACGAGACCAGAAACCGATGAAGATAACTGATATCTTGCAGCATATATTTGTCAAGGAGTGAGGATGTCAATTAGCGGGCTAATAGGACACCAGTTATCATACCAAGCTGACGTAGTTTTGCCATCTCCTACTTTTGAGCAGATAAAACGCCTAATAATAGGACGTAATTGAAGCATTTTTCGCCAACTCCAAGCCATATTACCTCGATAAGGAGCATCCCAAAAGTTTGTTTGTCATAACTTATACATATGAATCTATCTTACCCAAAGAGATTCTTTATGAGTAAATAGGTTCCATATATGAACCGATAAAAGGGCTACATTGAAACTCTCAAGTCGCCTAATACCCAATCCCCCTTTTGATTTCGGTAAACAGACAACGTCCCAAGCAACTTTCGCCTGACCTCGTTTAAGTTTCCCTTGCGACCAAAGGAAACCCCGCAATAAATGTTCAATTTCCTGAATAATTCTGCTCGGGAGCATAAACATCGTAGACCAATATACATGCATAGAGGAAAGAACAGATTGTACCAGTTGGAGATGACCCGCAAATGATAAGAACTTGTTCTTGCAATCAGAAATTCTGTCTTGTACTCTTTCAACCAGTTCTCTACAATCGCTGTAAATCAATCGAGTGGAAACAAGTGGAACACCAAGATACTTAACCGGGAGCTTACCTTCAGCAAATGGTAGAACATTTAATATTGCGAGCTTCACATGATTAAGTTAGGAGCTTACCTTTAGGCAAGCTAGGAGCTAACCCAGACGTTGCTTTAAACTCATCCAAAGCCTTCATAACTACTGTGGCAGACTTGACATCAGCatgtagaaaaataattaagtcGTCTGCAAAACAGAGGTTAATAATATCCAACTCTTCACTTTGTGGATGATAAGTAAAATCACCCGATTTAGAAACTTTCCTCTTTAGCAATAGCGTTAAGACCTCCATGACAAGAGTAAAGAGATAAGGCGATAATGAGTCACCTTGTCTCAACCCTCGCTTTCCCGCAAAAAATCCATGTAACGATCCGTTAATACTTAGAGAGAATGATGGGGTCGCAACACACATCATAATCCAATGAATCATATGAGGATGGAAACCAAATTCAATGAGAATCCTCTTTAAAACACGCCAATCAACAGTATCATAAGCCTTTTGAATATCAACCTTGAAAGCACATCTAGACGTACCTCTATCCAAGTAATAATTATGCATCAAATTCTGAGTAAGCTGAATATTGTAAAAGATCCGCCTTCCAGGCACGAAAGCTGATTGATTAAGACTAACCAGAACCGATAAAGAATCCTTCTATCTATTTGCAATGACTTTAGTAATGCATTTGAATATAACATTGCATAAAGAAATCGGTCTATAGTCTGTAATTCTGGTCGGAGATGCAACTTTGGGTAAGAAAGATATGATAGTATGATTAACTTCTTTGAGCAACTTACCTGGAACAAAGAAATCCCTTACCGATTCAATAACACTAGGACCAATAACATCCCAAGAACTCTTGAAAAACGCCACAGAAAAACCATCAGGCCCTGGAGCTTTCTCGTCGCCCATATCAAAAATTGCCAACATCAGTAATAGCTTTGACCATCTCCATAGCCCAATTAGGTGACAGTTTCTTATCAAAAAGATCATCATAATCAAATCGAGAAACCTGCCCAGGAGAACCAATGAAAGACTTATAATGCGCAACAAACGCAGGACCAACATCATCCCCATCGAATTGAACACCATCAGCATCAACAACAAAGTCGATCCTATGTAGCCTTCACAACTTGATGAAAATATGATGAATTCGAGTCACCCACACGAAGCCACTCAACCTTAGCCTTTtgctttaaaaatctttcttcaTCAAGAACCGCATCATTAAAAGCTTGAAGATAAGCAGCTTCCTCGTCTCTTAGATCAGAGTTTAATGGATCTTTATCAATTGCCTTTTGAACCTCGTCCAATTCAAATCGTAGTTTAGTCACCTTCTCATGAAGATTACCCTTCTTGTATAATAACTTGCGCATAACGAGTTTCAAAGACCTTAACTTTTTAACCACCTTGTACATCGGAAAGCCCTCCAAATCTTCTTTCCAAGCATCTTCAACTACATTTTTAAAATCCTTATGATGGATTAGAACATTGGCAAATTTGAAAGGCTTTGGCTTGAATTTCGACTTCATTAGAATACACAAGATCGCTGGAGCATGATCAGACATTCGGAACGGCTGAAACAAAGCATAAGCTCCAACAAAATCAGAAATGAAAACTGGATTAGCCATAATCCTATCCAACTTTTTCAAAACGCCATTCCCTTTTTCGGTTTCTGATTCCACGTAAAATGTAAACCCATGCTTTTAACATCAGAAACTTCTAATTCATCGGCACATTCTTTAAATTCTCGCATTGCAATATCAATTCTAGATGGATTGACAACTTTGTCATTAAGGAAAAGAGCCGCATTAAAATATCCCATTAAAATCCATGGTTTACTACCCACAAACGACTTATGAGCCAATAGATTATTCCATAGTTGTCTTCTTTCAGTGTAAGAGTTATGAGCATAAATTACTGAACATTGCATTACCTTTTTATCATGTTTGAAGAATAACTGAGAATGAACAACCTGATCCGATTGTGAAAGGACCATGACATCTACTAAATCAGGATTCCAACCAATTATGATTTGAGACCCTTTGAAACAAAGGTTACCATTAGACGTCCACTGCCATTGTTTAAAAACTTGACTACACAACTCTTCCAATTGAGAAACAGCCACATGAGATTCAAGAATAGCACACACAGAtagtttattttcattaattaccTGTCGAATCTCATTCTGTTTTGGGGTTTGATTCAAACCCCTAATATTCCAAGATGCGACACTATACATGGGTAATTCCTGTTacgggagtgcttgccccctcagTACTTGCCATAAATTCAGCGTGCTCATCATACACAACCTCGGCCTCATCATCGCTATCATCATAAGAAGTCTGAGTTTGTGTCGATAATGGGTCACTCTCCATGTTTCCATCCAAGAATACCTCAGCGTTATCACCAGCTAAGAAATCATAACTATTTTTCAGGGGAATATCTTTATTAACTCTTGACATATCATCACTTTGTTTAAATGACGATGCTACATTCTGCTTCGATGGTATTGCTTTATAAACAAAGTGTGGCTTAGGCTTGCTAAGCTTAACTCCTTCAACTTGTCTCTCCTGTTGAACAacctttccttttttctttttccttgaaATCGTAGTAAATCCCCCCTCGTCTTGAGGAATTTCGACTTGAGTAGTCTATTTAGGTAATTTAGGACATTGGTCACTTTCATGATTAAATACCTT includes these proteins:
- the LOC122610272 gene encoding uncharacterized protein LOC122610272; this encodes MGMMLVLRLLRIISLSLVLLGRFLDLIMMIFLIRNCHLIGLWRWSKLLLMLAIFDMGDEKAPGPDGFSVAFFKSSWDVIGPSVIESVRDFFVPAFVPGRRIFYNIQLTQNLMHNYYLDRGTSRCAFKVDIQKAYDTVDWRVLKRILIEFGFHPHMIHWIMMCVATPSFSLSINGSLHGFFAGKRGLRQGDSLSPYLFTLVMEVLTLLLKRKVSKSGDFTYHPQSEELDIINLCFADDLIIFLHADVKSATVVMKALDEFKATSGLAPSLPKGKLPVKYLGVPLVSTRLIYSDCRELVERVQDRISDCKNKFLSFAGHLQLVQSVLSSMHVYWSTMFMLPSRIIQEIEHLLRGFLWSQGKLKRGQAKVAWDVVCLPKSKGGLGIRRLESFNVALLSVHIWNLFTHKESLWLSSSVSGLVTGNDWNWPQAWKDRFQNLNPPSLSNVIPDALYWKGSDGTLQVFSVETVWNDIRPRIVEVDWFHVVWYPQCIPKHAFHLWLVMKKKLKTQDLLRLWDVPNGLAAPLVCTLCELQADSHDHLFFQSTYSMQVWIGVCARATIHVPWVDWNDIVASIIPTAIKKSAENFVKKLVLASTSYYIWQERNSRLFMKKSKRSPQQLMEVILGTVRLKLITLKFKQNSRVGKMRETWNLPSLVVAT